The DNA region CCGCCTTGATGACGGCAACGCCACCTGCGAGCTTGGCGAGACGCTCCTGGAGCTTCTCTCGGTCGTAGTCACTGTCGGTGTTCTCGATCTCGCGACGGATCTGGGTCACGCGACCCTCGATCTGAGCGGCGTCGCCGGCACCTTCGATGATGGTCGTCTCGTCCTTGGTGATGATCACCTTGCGAGCGCGGCCGAGCAGATCCAGCGTCGCGTTCTCCAGCTTGAGACCGACCTCTTCGGTGACGACCTGGCCACCGGTGAGGATCGCGATGTCCTGCAGCTGCGCCTTACGACGGTCGCCGAAGCCGGGAGCCTTGACCGCCGCCGACTTGAAGATGCCGCGAATCTTGTTGAGCACGAGAGTCGCAAGCGCCTCGCCCTCGACGTCCTCGGCGATGATGACGAGCTCCTTGCCGTCCTGGATCACCTTGTCGACGATCGGCAGGAGATCCTTGATGTTGGAGATCTTCTGGTTCGCGATCAGGATGTACGCGTCTTCGAAGACAGCTTCCTGACGCTCCGGGTCGGTGACGAAGTAAGGGTTGATGAAACCCTTGTCGAAGCGCATGCCCTCGGTGAGCTCGAGCTCGGTGCCGAACGTCTGCGACTCCTCGACGGTGACGACGCCTTCCTTGCCGACCTTGTCGATCGCCTCGGCGATCAGGTCGCCGATGGTGGTGTCAGCCGCGGAGATCGATGCCGTGGCCGCGATCTGCTCCTTGGACTCGACGGGCTTGGCCGAAGCGAGCAGTTCGTCCGAGATGGCCTGGACGGCCTTCTCGATGCCGCGCTTCAGCGAGATGGGGTCAGCGCCGGCTGCGACGTTGCGCAGGCCTTCGCGGACAAGTGCCTGAGCCAGCACGGTTGCGGTGGTGGTGCCGTCGCCAGCGACGTCGTCGGTCTTCTTGGCGACCTCCTTGACGAGCTCCGCGCCGATCTTCTCGAACGGGTCGTCGAGTTCGATCTCCTTGGCGATCGAGACGCCGTCGTTCGTGATCGTGGGGGCGCCCCACTTCTTCTCAAGTACGACGTTGCGACCGCGGGGGCCCAGTGTCACCTTGACGGCGTCAGCCAGGATGTTCAGGCCGCGCTCGAGACCACGACGGGCCTCCTCGTCGAAAGCGATGATCTTAGCCATGTGTTTTCTCGTCCCTCCCGGACGTATGCGAATTCTTAGCACTCAGATGTGTCGAGTGCTAATCCATTCTGGCACTCGGCACTACCGAGTGCAAGCCGCAGGGAGCAAGCCGACTCCGGACGTCATCCGGGCCGGGGACGAACACATGGCCGTCGGACCAGGCCGACGCGCGCCGGGGGGCGCCGCGCGTCGGCGCGAGGGAGTCAGGTTACGACGCGAACGGACTCCGCCTGGGGCCCCTTCTGGCCGGTGCCCACGATGAACTCCACGGCCTGGCCCTCCTCGAGGACGCGGAATCCGCTCATGTCGATGTTGGAGTAGTGCACGAAGACGTCCTGCCCCTCTGCCACGGTGATGAAGCCGAAGCCCTTCTCGGCGTTGAACCACTTGACGGTGCCTTGGGTCATGAGACTCTCCTGGATTGCGGGGAAACACCGCCATCGTATGCACGCCGATGCGCGCGGATTCAGGTCTGAGACCAGTGTTGACACGCGTGCATCGAACTGTTTACCCGCGTGAAACACGGGTGGCCGTCACGGTGCGGGAGTGGCGTCCGGCGGCGTCGATGTGCGATCCAGTCCGATGACGATCGTCAACTGTCGCGCTTCCGGATCCTCTGCCGGCTGGTACACGTCGCTCTGCTCGATCCGGGCTCCGCCGATCACCTCGGCAAGCCCGGCTGCGGCGGCCTCATCCTCGGGCAGGTAGTAGTAGATCGTCGTCTCGGCGAAGTCTGTCGAACCGGCCTCGCTGGCCAGCACGGTGTCCTCGGCCCAGCCGGCGGCGACGACGACGTCCTTCGTCTGCGTCGCCAGTCCCGACTCCGGGGTGGCGTTCAGAACCAGGACGTCGAAGGTGGTGTCCACGACCGGCGTGACGATCGGCAAGGGGGCGACGGTCGGCTCCGGGGTCGGGAACAGCACCACCCGGCCGCTGACCAGAAGAGTTCCGAAGATGCCGACCGCGATCAGCACGACGGTCGCCAACACCGCCCAGAACAGCACGACCCAGCCGCGCATCCGCGGATTCTCGGCGCGATGGGCGCCGACCCGGCCCGCATCCGCGGGAAGGTCGTCGAAGCGGTCCCGCGGGAAGGTCGTTCTCGGCACCCCCCGATGGTACCCGCCCGCGGCCGGAGCCCGTGCGGCGTGCCGATGGAGGTCCTGCGCGGCGGCGATACGACTACCGGGGAGCCCCGGAGGCGCGGGCGAGGCGGGCCTGCTGCCGCGCGTCGCGGATGCGGCGGAGCCGTTTCACGAGCATCGGGTCGTGCTCCTGAGCGTCGGCGGTGTCGATCAGCCGGCCGAGCAGCTGGTAATAGCGTGCCGGTGACAGATTCAGATCCGCCCGGATCGCCTCCTCCTTCGCCCCCGCGTGCCGACGCCACTCCGCCTCGAACCGGAGGATGGCACGGTCGCGGTCGCTGAGGGGCACGCCATCACGCTAGCGCCGTCCGGACGCCCCACCCGTGCGCCACTCCACAGAAGCCCCGAGCGGGTCGACCGTCGCCAGCGGCGCACCGTCGCGCGTCAGGACGAAACCGTCCCACCCGTCCCGCTCGGCGCCGCGATTCCACTGCCGGTGCACCATCGGGGGGTCGATCGAGACCCACACCGCGTCCATCGCGGCGATGATCGAGCGCAGGCGGTCGCGGCCGGCCCGCGGGATGTGCGGCAGCACGCCCGGCGTGGTCACCACCAGCGTCGCCTCCGACGGGGCGGAGGCGGCGAGCTCCTCGAGCTCCCCGGGCACGGTCGCGTCGCCGCGTACGAGCAGGGGCGGGTCGGCGCAGACCAGGTCGAGTGCGGCCTCGATCCGCTGCGCGCGGCCCTGCTCCCCCGGCCAGACCAGGCTGAGCAGGAACCGGCGGTCAGCGGCATCCGAGGCATCCAGCGGTGCCAGGTCGATGCCGGCGCGCCAGATCACATCCGGCAGCCGCAGCGGCGGTCTCCCATGGACGGCCGATTCGAGCACCACGGGCGAGACACCGTCGTGAGGATCCAGGGCGGGTCCGCCGCGGTAGCGGTAGGAGTACCGGTCCGGATAGAGGCACAGACCCGCACTGGCCCCCACCTCCAGCAGCGCCAGGGGGCCCTCCAGCCCGCTGAGCGCCGGCAGCAGTGCGGCGCACCGCAGCGGGTCGTTGGTCTGCAGGGTGCGCCGGGAGCATTCCGCCACGACGGCGTCCGCATGCCCGATCAGCCACTCCCGCCATTGCCGGTACGGATCCTCCGGCGCCCCGAGCATCCGGGTGACCGCGAAGACAAGGGGCGGCTGCCGGCGCTCGGCCGGGATGCGCACGAGGATCTCCTGCACAGCGAGGTCGCTCGCGACGCCCGCGGCCCAGTCGGCGTAGAGGGCGGACCGTCCGATCGCCTCATCGAACGCGAATCGTTCGAAGCGTTCGGCGACGGCAGCGGCATCCACCGTCCCATTCTCGTGGTGAGACGGCGGCTGAGCGCGACGTGACCGGCTGCAGTGCGGGAGAATGGAGGCTGGCTAAGGAGGGACTCCCATGACCTACAGCGTTCAGAAGAGCGACGAGCAGTGGCGCGCCGAACTCGCTCCGGAGCAGTACGAGGTGCTGCGAGAGGCCGCCACCGAGCGCCCGTGGACCGGTGAGCTTCTGGATGAGAGCCGTGCCGGGCTCTACACGTGCGCGGCGTGCGGATCGGAGCTGTTCCAGAGCGGTACGAAGTTCGACTCGCACTGCGGCTGGCCGAGCTTCTACGAGTCGGTGCGTCCCGAGGCGGTCGAGCTGATCGAAGATCGCACCCACGGGATGCTGCGCACCGAGGTGCGCTGCGCGTCGTGCGGCTCCCATCTGGGCCACGTCTTCCCGGATGGCGTGGGCACGCCCACGGGCGACCGGTACTGCATGAACTCGCTCGCGCTCGATTTCACTCCCGAATCCGGAACATGACCGTCCCCGCGACCCCTCCGCCCTCCGCCGGCGCGTCGCGCGCAGCCGCGGGCCGCGTGGCCCCGGTCTTGGAGGCGGTGCGGGCGCGGCGCTCCTGGTCGAAAGTGACCGATGTCGCACCCACCCGGTCTCAGCTGCTCACCCTCGTGTCCGCGGCCGGGCGGGTCGCCGATCACTCCTCGCTGCAGCCGTGGCGGCTCATCGAGCTGCGCGGAACCGATCGTGAGCGCCTGGGCAGGGCGATCAACAAGGCCAACGGCGACAAGGGCTCTTCGTCCAAGCCTCTGCGCGCGCCGCTGCTGATCGCCATCGTGGTCAGCTACCGCAAAAACGACAAGGTCCCCCGCTGGGAGCAGGAGGCCGTCGCCGCCGGTGTCGCCCACACGCTGAGCCTGCTGCTGGACGAGGCCGGTTGGGGCGTCATCTGGCGCACCGGGCACTACACCCGCAGCAAGGCGGTCGCCAAGGTGCACGGTCTGGGCAAGCGGGAGGAGCTCCTGGGCTGGCTGTACGTCGGCGGCAAGCCGGCGAACGCCCGGCTCGGACGCCGCAAGGCCGTAGATGCGCGTCATCACCTCACCCGGCTGCCCGCGGACACGGCGACGGTCGAGCGCATCGACGCCGCCGCCGACGAGGTCTGACCGCTAGCGTTGCAGACGCCGCCACGGCACCGTGGCGACCACGACCGACAGCAGAGCGACGACCACCATGGCGACCGCCTGCACCAGCCCGGGACCCGCGGGCGCCGGCCAGAGCACGTCGAGCACGAACGAGGCGATCAGCTGCCCGGCCACCACCCCGAGGCCGAGCAGCAGCACACCGGTGTGTGCGACCAGCGCTGCCGACAGGACGATGTAGGCCACGCCGATCGCGCCGCCGAAGTACAGCCACGGCTCCGTCGGCGCGGCCGCCGGGGTCCCGACCACCGCGACGTGCACGGCCGCGGCGGCGGCGAGGATGAGCGTCCCGCCGATGAAGTTCACCAGCGTCGCCGTCAGCGGTGTCCCGACGCGCTGCTTGAGCCTGCCGTTGGTCGCCTGCTGCCACGCGACGCCGACACCGGTTGCCAGGGTCAGCAGCAGCAGCCACAGCGGGATGCCGCTGAGCCCATCGCCGACCACGGCGATTCCCACCGCGACCAGCGCGAGGGCCCCACCGGCCACGCGGGGCAGGGTCACCGCGACGACTCCCGCCGGCCCGTAGCCGGCACGATCCAGCGCAAGTCCGCAGACCGTCTGGCCGGCCACCACTCCCACGGTGAACAGCGACACCCCGATGATGCCGACGGCGATCCCCTGGGTCGCCACGGTCAGGGCTCCGGCTGCGCCGCCCGCCAGCATCCACCACGGGATGCCGCCTGAACGAACCCCCGAGACGAGCGCGCTGAATCCGCGACGCCCGACCGGGAGTGCGAGGGACAGGACGATGAGAATCAGCAGGCCGGACCCGAACGAGACGGCCCCGGCCACGAGCCCGTCCTCTAGGCGGACACCGAGCTGCCCGTTGATGCGCGCCTGTGCCGCGGTCAGCACCCCGACGAGCACCGCACCGCCCAGCGACATCCAGGCAGGCAGACGTCGGCGGGTCACGTGCCCATCATGCCGTGATGCCGGGCAGGCAGCCGCCGTGTCGGGCACCGCGGTTACCCTGGAGTGTGTCTGTCAGCAGGCGCCGGCGCATGTCACTGACCTGGCTGCCGGCCACGATTCTCGTGCTCGTGATCGGGCTGGTGGTCGTCGCGACCTTCGCGGTGCAGGGTTCGTGGTGGGCCGAAGAGAACCCGGCCGCATCTTCGGACCAGAAGGCGCCGGACGGTTCCAGCATGCTCACCGACGCGGGATTCGACTACGCCAATGTGGAGGGCATCGTCCGGGTGCGCATCGGCGAGGGCGCGCTGCCTGCCGACCAGCTGGGCATGGGCGCCGACGCGGAGAAGTCGGCGCAGTTCCGCCGCCCGGTGCGGGCGGTCATCGCCGGCCGCGACGACGTCTACGTCATCGACGACACCGCCGCGTTGACCGCGACGACCCAGGACGGTGAGCTCGCGTCGGTGGCGGTCACCCTGGACAGCCCCGGGACGTGGTTCGATGCGCTCGCCCACGTCCGCGCGCTGGCCCCGACGGTCGGCTGGAATGAGGAGCAGATCACCGCCCTGGATGAGGAGCTCGCCCGTTTCAACCGGGACGGGACCGAAGACGCATTCACGGCGACCGTCGGTCCTTCCGATGGCGGCGCTCAGGTCACCGCGCAGCTTCTGTTCCATCGCGACGGCGGCACGACCCTCGTGACGCTGGTCTTCGAGCCGGGCCGCTGAGGCAGCCGAACCGGACGCCGCATCCATTGCCGCGCCGAGCGGACGGGGTTATCCTCAGGGTGACGTCCGACGAGTGGGCTGAGCCGTCGAGGTCGCGCAGCGAGGCAAGGTGGCCTCCGCAGGCCATGGTCGGCGACCCGTCGGGCGTCAACGGGCCTCCGCCGGTGGTCAGGTGGCGCGTCGCCCGTCAGGGCTGGGACCTGACTTGGGAGTGGTCATGGCAAGAGCGGTGGACTCCAGGTTCGAACTGAAGCGGCTGACAGCGACGGAATGGGTGATCAACGACAACTGGTTCGCATTCAACGATCCGCGCCGCACGGTCGCATGCGTCGATGAGATCAGCCAGCTCGAGGTCGAGGTGATCTGGTTGCGAGAGCTGGCGCTACCGGACCGGTACCCGTCGATCGCGGGTGTTCTGGAAGATGTCGCACGGACGGTCTCGGCATCCACGAAACCCACGCCGATTCCGCACCGGCGCCCGGTGACGGCGCGCTCGATGATGGCGGGGTGAGCCGGCCGAGCGCCGAAAGCCCGCAGCGCACACCCGCGCGCCCACGCAGGTGGAGCGCACGCGGTCTGTGCGGCGCGGCATCCACCGGCGTGTGCGAACACGGCAATCGGGCGCTGATACGGTGACCGGATGGGCATGCCGACGCAGACGGGGAATTCGATCAAGGTGGGTGTCGTGGGCGACATCGGCGAGGACGAGGCGCTGGTGGTGCCGCGTGCAACCGCCGGCACACGGGATGACATCGCAGTGATCTTCAGCGGCGGACGCTACTTCGCGATCGATGACACCTGCACCCACGAACAGACCTCACTCGCCCAGGGATGGATCGAGGCGGGCTGTGTGGAGTGCCCGCTGCACTCATCGACCTTCCGGCTCGCCGACGGCGCGGTGCTCTCCCCGCCGGCACCGCGCGGCGTCGCCGCGCACACCATCGAGGTCGTGGGTGAGGATCTGATGCTCACCCCGAACCCCGAGCGCCTCGCGTGAGCGGACACCGACGAGTCGTCATCGTCGGTGGAGGGATCGCTGGTTGGACCGTCGCCGCTTCTCTGCGCGAAGGCGGCTACGACGACGCGATCGTCATCATCGAACGCGAGGCCGCCTGTTACGACCGGCCCCCGCTGTCCAAGACGGCGCTGGTCGACCACACGCCCCTGGATGCGCTGCGGTTCGCCGATGACGCCAAGCTCGCCGAACTGCGCATCGAGACGCGCGTCGGCCGCACGGCCACCGCCCTGAATGCCGCAGACCTGTCCGTGACTCTGGACGACGGCGCCGCCGTGGCGGCCGACGCCGTCGTGCTGGCCACCGGCGCGCTCGCACGCGTGCCCGCCTTTCCAGGTGCTGCCCTGCCGGGTGTGAGCACGCTGAGGACCTACGCCGATGCGGTGACCCTGCAGGGGCTCCTCGGTCGCAGAGTCGCCGTGGTCGGCGCCGGACTCATCGGCGCCGAAGCGGCGGCGGCGCTGCACCAGGCCGGATCACCGGTCGTGCTGATCGACCCGAACCAGGTGCCGGGCGTGCGCGCTTTCGGCCCGACGATGGCGGGGTACCTGCACGCCATGCACGCCGACCACGGCGTCGACACGCGCACGGACCGGATCACCGCTGTCACGGCCGCGGAGGGCGGAGAGCTCCGCGTCCAGCTCACCGGAGGCGGCTGCGTCGACGTGGACGGCGTGCTGGTCGGAACCGGGATCGTCATCGACACCACACTCGCCGATCATGCCGGGCTCGACGTCGACGAGGGCATCGTCGTCGACGACGCGGGGCGCACCGCCGCGGCGGGGATCTTCGCCGTGGGCGACGCGACGCGCCGGCGCCTGCCGGGCGGCCTCGCCGCCTCCCGGGGGCATTGGGAAGCGGCGAGGCTGGATGGCCGGGCGGTCGCGGCGGCGATCCTGGGTACCGCGCCCGACCCGCGCGGAGCGGACTGGTTCTGGTCGGACCGCTACGGACACCACATCGAAGTGGTCGGCGACATGGCCGGGGACGGGCGTGAAGTCGTCCGGCCCGGCCCCCATCCGACCGCGTTCCGGATCGACGGCGATCGACTGCTCGGCGCGGCCAGCGTCGATGACCCGATGGCGGTGCGCGCGGCACGGCGGCTGATCGATCGCTCCGTCGCCGTCAGCGTCGACCAGCTCACCGACCCGGGAGTGCCGTTGCGCTCACTGCTCCCCCGCGGGTGACCGTCGTTCAGGCGGCCTTCTTGACACGCACCTTCTGATAGGGCTTGGCGATGGAGTCGCCGATGGCCTGCGCGATGAGCTGTTCCGCGGTCTGATTCTTGCGGGAGAGCTTCGCGATCCACTTCGTGAACCGGGCACCTCGCGCCAGCTCCTTCGTGCTGCGATCCTCCAGCGCGTAGAAGAGCAGCGCGTTCGGCGGCAGCAGCGAGAGCACGCCGTTCAGCACCTGACGCGTCACCCACTTCGCCACGGGGCCCTTCACGTCGGGATGACGAAGCGAGTGGCCGGCGAGCGCGGCGAAGATGGTCAGCGACTTGCTGTTCAGGTCGGCCCGGATGTACTCGTCCAGCTCCGCGAACGTATCGAAATACGGCCCGGG from Microbacterium sp. zg-B185 includes:
- the groL gene encoding chaperonin GroEL (60 kDa chaperone family; promotes refolding of misfolded polypeptides especially under stressful conditions; forms two stacked rings of heptamers to form a barrel-shaped 14mer; ends can be capped by GroES; misfolded proteins enter the barrel where they are refolded when GroES binds); its protein translation is MAKIIAFDEEARRGLERGLNILADAVKVTLGPRGRNVVLEKKWGAPTITNDGVSIAKEIELDDPFEKIGAELVKEVAKKTDDVAGDGTTTATVLAQALVREGLRNVAAGADPISLKRGIEKAVQAISDELLASAKPVESKEQIAATASISAADTTIGDLIAEAIDKVGKEGVVTVEESQTFGTELELTEGMRFDKGFINPYFVTDPERQEAVFEDAYILIANQKISNIKDLLPIVDKVIQDGKELVIIAEDVEGEALATLVLNKIRGIFKSAAVKAPGFGDRRKAQLQDIAILTGGQVVTEEVGLKLENATLDLLGRARKVIITKDETTIIEGAGDAAQIEGRVTQIRREIENTDSDYDREKLQERLAKLAGGVAVIKAGAATEVELKERKHRIEDAVRNAKAAVEEGIVPGGGVALIQAGKVAFATLNLTGDEATGANIVRVAIEAPLKQIALNAGLEPGVVANKVAELPIGHGLNAATGEYGDLFAQGIIDPAKVTRSALQNAASIAALFLTTEAVVADKPERAAAPAGDPTGGMDF
- a CDS encoding cold-shock protein, producing the protein MTQGTVKWFNAEKGFGFITVAEGQDVFVHYSNIDMSGFRVLEEGQAVEFIVGTGQKGPQAESVRVVT
- a CDS encoding LytR C-terminal domain-containing protein, with product MPRTTFPRDRFDDLPADAGRVGAHRAENPRMRGWVVLFWAVLATVVLIAVGIFGTLLVSGRVVLFPTPEPTVAPLPIVTPVVDTTFDVLVLNATPESGLATQTKDVVVAAGWAEDTVLASEAGSTDFAETTIYYYLPEDEAAAAGLAEVIGGARIEQSDVYQPAEDPEARQLTIVIGLDRTSTPPDATPAP
- a CDS encoding DUF3263 domain-containing protein, with protein sequence MPLSDRDRAILRFEAEWRRHAGAKEEAIRADLNLSPARYYQLLGRLIDTADAQEHDPMLVKRLRRIRDARQQARLARASGAPR
- a CDS encoding DUF2332 domain-containing protein, whose translation is MDAAAVAERFERFAFDEAIGRSALYADWAAGVASDLAVQEILVRIPAERRQPPLVFAVTRMLGAPEDPYRQWREWLIGHADAVVAECSRRTLQTNDPLRCAALLPALSGLEGPLALLEVGASAGLCLYPDRYSYRYRGGPALDPHDGVSPVVLESAVHGRPPLRLPDVIWRAGIDLAPLDASDAADRRFLLSLVWPGEQGRAQRIEAALDLVCADPPLLVRGDATVPGELEELAASAPSEATLVVTTPGVLPHIPRAGRDRLRSIIAAMDAVWVSIDPPMVHRQWNRGAERDGWDGFVLTRDGAPLATVDPLGASVEWRTGGASGRR
- the msrB gene encoding peptide-methionine (R)-S-oxide reductase MsrB, which produces MTYSVQKSDEQWRAELAPEQYEVLREAATERPWTGELLDESRAGLYTCAACGSELFQSGTKFDSHCGWPSFYESVRPEAVELIEDRTHGMLRTEVRCASCGSHLGHVFPDGVGTPTGDRYCMNSLALDFTPESGT
- a CDS encoding nitroreductase family protein, producing the protein MTVPATPPPSAGASRAAAGRVAPVLEAVRARRSWSKVTDVAPTRSQLLTLVSAAGRVADHSSLQPWRLIELRGTDRERLGRAINKANGDKGSSSKPLRAPLLIAIVVSYRKNDKVPRWEQEAVAAGVAHTLSLLLDEAGWGVIWRTGHYTRSKAVAKVHGLGKREELLGWLYVGGKPANARLGRRKAVDARHHLTRLPADTATVERIDAAADEV
- a CDS encoding DMT family transporter: MSLGGAVLVGVLTAAQARINGQLGVRLEDGLVAGAVSFGSGLLILIVLSLALPVGRRGFSALVSGVRSGGIPWWMLAGGAAGALTVATQGIAVGIIGVSLFTVGVVAGQTVCGLALDRAGYGPAGVVAVTLPRVAGGALALVAVGIAVVGDGLSGIPLWLLLLTLATGVGVAWQQATNGRLKQRVGTPLTATLVNFIGGTLILAAAAAVHVAVVGTPAAAPTEPWLYFGGAIGVAYIVLSAALVAHTGVLLLGLGVVAGQLIASFVLDVLWPAPAGPGLVQAVAMVVVALLSVVVATVPWRRLQR
- a CDS encoding Rieske 2Fe-2S domain-containing protein, whose protein sequence is MGMPTQTGNSIKVGVVGDIGEDEALVVPRATAGTRDDIAVIFSGGRYFAIDDTCTHEQTSLAQGWIEAGCVECPLHSSTFRLADGAVLSPPAPRGVAAHTIEVVGEDLMLTPNPERLA
- a CDS encoding FAD-dependent oxidoreductase, producing MSGHRRVVIVGGGIAGWTVAASLREGGYDDAIVIIEREAACYDRPPLSKTALVDHTPLDALRFADDAKLAELRIETRVGRTATALNAADLSVTLDDGAAVAADAVVLATGALARVPAFPGAALPGVSTLRTYADAVTLQGLLGRRVAVVGAGLIGAEAAAALHQAGSPVVLIDPNQVPGVRAFGPTMAGYLHAMHADHGVDTRTDRITAVTAAEGGELRVQLTGGGCVDVDGVLVGTGIVIDTTLADHAGLDVDEGIVVDDAGRTAAAGIFAVGDATRRRLPGGLAASRGHWEAARLDGRAVAAAILGTAPDPRGADWFWSDRYGHHIEVVGDMAGDGREVVRPGPHPTAFRIDGDRLLGAASVDDPMAVRAARRLIDRSVAVSVDQLTDPGVPLRSLLPRG